From a region of the Drosophila ananassae strain 14024-0371.13 chromosome XL, ASM1763931v2, whole genome shotgun sequence genome:
- the LOC6503916 gene encoding DNA topoisomerase 1 isoform X4: MNRMGMGAHSLAAVRLFGNRSVCLVLREQVAPLATASVTVGRKGSKNSRRGKSSVQQGAIPVRWWEEEKREDGVKWSTLEHKGPVFAPPYERVPRNVRFYYDGKPLELSEETEEAATFYAKMLNHDYCTKDVFNTNFFKDFRKSMTSKEKEIIKDFRKCNFQEMHNYFQAESEKRKAATKEEKLAKKNENEALVKEYGFCMIDGHKEKIGNFRLEPPGLFRGRGEHPKMGMIKRRIQASDVSINCGKESHVPSPPPGQRWKEVRHDNTVTWLASWIENVQGQVKYIMLNPSSKLKGEKDHIKYETARRLDKVIDKIRATYRDEWKSKEMRVRQRAVALYFIDKLALRAGNEKDEDQADTVGCCSLRVEHVQLHKELNGKENVVVFDFPGKDSIRYYNEVEVEKRVFKNLELFMEHKKDGDDLFDRLNTQVLNEHLKELMDGLTAKVFRTYNASKTLQSQLDLLTDPSATVPEKLLAYNRANRAVAILCNHQRSVPKGHQKSMENLKEKIKAKRDAIDDCEAEYHDLKKAAKRGSVKEKVLADKKGKQLERLKEQLKKLELQETDRDENKTIALGTSKLNYLDPRISVAWCKKHGVPIEKIFNKTQRTKFLWAVHMADENYRF, translated from the exons ATGAATAGAATGGGAATGGGAGCGCACTCGTTGGCGGCAGTGCGTCTGTTCGGGAACCGGAGCGTGTGTCTGGTCTTGAGGGAGCAAGTGGCTCCTCTGGCCACTGCCTCCGTCACCGTAGGGAGGAAGGGGTCGAAAAACAGTCGCCGAGGCAAGAGCAGTGTCCAGCAGGGAGCGATACCAGTTCGATG GTGGGAGGAGGAGAAGCGCGAGGATGGCGTCAAGTGGTCGACCCTGGAGCACAAGGGCCCTGTCTTCGCACCGCCCTACGAGCGAGTGCCTCGCAACGTGCGCTTCTATTACGACGGCAAGCCGCTGGAGCTCTCCGAGGAGACGGAGGAGGCGGCCACCTTCTACGCCAAAATGCTGAACCACGACTACTGCACCAAGGATGTGTTCAACACGAACTTCTTCAAGGACTTCCGCAAGTCGATGACCTCCAAGGAGAAGGAGATCATCAAGGACTTCCGCAAGTGCAACTTCCAGGAGATGCACAACTACTTCCAGGCGGAGTCCGAGAAGCGCAAGGCCGCCACCAAGGAGGAGAAGCTGGCGAAGAAGAACGAGAACGAGGCGCTGGTCAAGGAGTACGGCTTCTGCATGATCGATGGCCACAAGGAGAAGATCGGCAACTTCCGCCTGGAGCCGCCGGGCCTGTTCCGCGGCCGTGGAGAGCATCCCAAGATGGGCATGATCAAGCGCCGCATCCAGGCCAGTGACGTGTCGATCAACTGTGGCAAGGAGTCGCATGTCCCGTCCCCGCCGCCGGGCCAGCGATGGAAGGAGGTGCGCCACGACAACACGGTCACTTGGCTGGCCTCCTGGATCGAGAACGTGCAGGGGCAGGTGAAGTACATCATGCTGAATCCCTCGTCCAAGCTCAAGGGCGAAAAGGATCACATCAAGTACGAGACGGCCCGACGCCTGGACAAGGTGATCGACAAGATTCGCGCCACCTACCGCGACGAGTGGAAGTCCAAGGAGATGCGCGTCCGGCAGCGGGCGGTGGCCCTCTACTTCATCGACAAGCTGGCGTTGAGAGCGGGTAACGAGAAGGACGAGGATCAGGCCGACACCGtcggctgctgctccctcCGCGTCGAGCACGTCCAGCTGCACAAGGAGCTCAACGGAAAGGAGAACGTTGTTGTGTTCGACTTCCCCGGTAAGGATTCGATTCGTTACTACAACGAGGTCGAGGTGGAGAAGCGCGTCTTCAAGAACCTCGAGCTCTTCATGGAGCACAAGAAGGACGGCGACGACCTCTTCGATCGCCTCAACACCCAGGTCCTCAACGAACATTTGAAGGAGCTGATGGACG GACTCACGGCCAAGGTATTCCGTACGTACAACGCCTCGAAAACACTGCAGAGCCAGTTGGACCTGCTCACCGATCCGAGTGCAACGGTGCCGGAGAAGCTGCTGGCCTACAATCGCGCCAACCGAGCCGTGGCCATTCTCTGCAACCATCAGCGTTCCGTGCCCAAGGGCCATCAGAAGTCAATGGAGAATCTGAAGGAGAAGATCAAGGCCAAGCGCGATGCCATCGACGACTGCGAGGCCGAATATCAT GATTTGAAGAAGGCTGCTAAGCGGGGCTCCGTCAAGGAAAAGGTGCTGGCCGACAAGAAGGGCAAGCAGCTGGAGCGCCTGAAGGAGCAGCTGAAGAAACTGGAACTACAAGAGACTGATAGAGACGAGAATAAGACCATTGCCCTGGGCACATCTAAGCTAAATTATCTCGATCCTCGCATATCGGTGGCCTG GTGTAAAAAGCACGGAGTGCCGATCGAGAAGATCTTCAACAAAACGCAAAGAACCAAATTTCTGTGGGCCGTGCACATGGCCGATGAGAACTATCGTTTTTAA